Proteins encoded by one window of Salmonirosea aquatica:
- a CDS encoding GlxA family transcriptional regulator, producing the protein MKTVSILVPESAVLEAVADPRYLFTAVNQFLQASGKPPIFEVQLVGATRDVHYQNGLFSVHTDRLLHEVNRTDLVIIPALFGDMKSAIRKNDVLIDWIVEQYAKGAEVASLCVGAFLLASTGLLDGKRCSTHWAFASEFRELFPEVELVDGSIITEEHNLYSSGGANSYWNLLLYLVEKYTDRDTAILASKYFAIDIDRDSQSAFMLFKGQKDHDDAEVLRAQEFIEENYCEKIAVDDLAERVAVGRRSFERRFRKATHHSVVDYIQRVKIEAAKRSFERSRKNISEVMFDVGYTDTKAFRELFKKITGLTPIEYRNKYYKEEVILV; encoded by the coding sequence ATGAAAACCGTCTCGATTCTCGTTCCCGAATCCGCAGTGCTGGAAGCCGTAGCTGACCCACGTTATCTTTTTACAGCGGTGAATCAGTTCTTGCAAGCCAGTGGTAAGCCCCCTATATTCGAGGTACAGCTGGTGGGAGCGACCCGGGACGTACACTATCAGAATGGCCTTTTTTCGGTACACACCGATCGGCTGCTGCACGAAGTGAATCGGACCGACCTGGTAATAATTCCGGCCTTATTTGGTGATATGAAAAGTGCTATCCGAAAGAACGATGTGCTCATAGACTGGATCGTGGAGCAGTACGCTAAAGGGGCGGAAGTGGCTTCTCTTTGCGTGGGCGCTTTTCTGCTGGCATCAACGGGCCTACTCGATGGGAAGCGTTGCTCTACGCATTGGGCTTTCGCTAGTGAATTCCGGGAGTTGTTTCCCGAGGTAGAACTGGTGGATGGTAGCATCATCACCGAAGAGCACAACCTGTATTCGAGTGGAGGAGCCAACTCTTACTGGAATTTGCTGCTGTATCTGGTGGAAAAATACACCGATCGCGATACGGCTATCCTGGCTTCAAAATACTTTGCCATCGATATTGACCGCGACAGCCAATCCGCCTTTATGCTTTTCAAGGGACAAAAGGATCACGACGATGCGGAGGTACTGAGAGCCCAGGAATTTATCGAGGAAAACTATTGTGAAAAAATCGCCGTAGACGATCTGGCGGAGCGGGTAGCAGTAGGCCGTCGGAGTTTTGAGCGTCGGTTCAGGAAGGCCACGCACCATTCGGTGGTGGATTACATCCAACGCGTGAAAATAGAAGCTGCCAAGCGGAGTTTTGAGCGTAGTCGCAAAAATATCAGCGAGGTGATGTTCGATGTAGGGTATACCGATACCAAGGCGTTCCGGGAGCTCTTTAAAAAAATCACGGGCTTGACGCCCATCGAATACCGCAATAAGTATTACAAAGAAGAAGTGATCCTGGTGTAG
- a CDS encoding transcriptional regulator, whose protein sequence is MSFPEGVMQAHQKLHSLLPSVEGRNFYGISRPSDSKEIIYRAAVEEAYTGEAEKYGCEAFTIKKGDYLSETLTNWREDEKQIGETFQKLLADPRLDPEGYCLEVYVSDDEMRCMVPLRTL, encoded by the coding sequence ATGTCATTTCCCGAAGGTGTCATGCAGGCTCATCAAAAACTTCATAGTCTGCTACCTTCCGTAGAGGGGCGAAACTTTTACGGTATTTCCCGGCCTTCCGACAGCAAAGAAATTATTTACAGAGCCGCGGTGGAAGAAGCTTATACAGGCGAAGCCGAAAAGTACGGCTGCGAGGCCTTTACTATAAAGAAAGGCGACTACCTGAGCGAAACACTGACTAACTGGCGTGAGGATGAAAAACAGATCGGCGAGACTTTCCAAAAACTCCTGGCCGATCCTCGCCTCGATCCTGAGGGCTACTGCCTGGAAGTGTATGTGAGCGATGACGAAATGCGGTGCATGGTACCCCTTCGAACTTTATAA
- a CDS encoding VOC family protein — MAKINTYLTFSGNCREAMTFYQKCLGGELSLMTIGESPMAERMPKKMKDSILHATLRKDGLTLLASDMVDEETLNRGNSISLMLDCESEAEVRGCFDKLAADGNPTHPLENTFWGALFGGLTDKYGNQWLLHFDRNAY, encoded by the coding sequence ATGGCAAAAATTAACACGTATCTGACTTTCAGCGGCAACTGCCGCGAAGCCATGACTTTCTATCAGAAATGCCTGGGTGGTGAACTAAGCCTGATGACGATCGGTGAATCCCCGATGGCCGAACGGATGCCAAAGAAAATGAAAGACAGCATTCTGCACGCTACACTCCGAAAAGACGGACTCACGCTACTGGCCAGTGATATGGTGGATGAGGAAACCCTAAACCGGGGAAATAGCATCTCGTTGATGCTGGACTGTGAGAGTGAAGCTGAAGTGCGAGGCTGTTTCGACAAACTTGCAGCAGATGGAAACCCCACGCATCCGCTGGAAAACACATTCTGGGGAGCCTTGTTTGGCGGCTTAACGGATAAATATGGCAATCAATGGCTGTTGCACTTTGATCGTAATGCCTATTGA
- a CDS encoding DUF1801 domain-containing protein, which translates to MAKDIHDSKSVTALIQTLDPDFGRMVEEVRQIVLSSSEMIGEQIKWNSPSFFYTGEMKPFNPKEYKRDMAVMNLRKGRVLLIFPTGATIEDTSSLLKGTYTDGRRIIRFDDLDEVKKKAFEVQVILVKCIDLIEQ; encoded by the coding sequence ATGGCCAAAGACATCCATGACTCCAAAAGCGTGACCGCATTGATTCAAACTCTTGATCCTGACTTTGGCAGGATGGTAGAGGAAGTGAGGCAAATTGTTCTGAGTAGTAGTGAAATGATTGGGGAGCAGATCAAATGGAATTCACCCAGTTTTTTCTACACCGGTGAAATGAAGCCTTTTAACCCAAAAGAATATAAACGGGATATGGCGGTCATGAACCTGCGCAAGGGTCGGGTTCTGCTGATTTTTCCTACCGGTGCCACCATAGAAGATACGAGCAGCTTGCTAAAGGGTACCTACACCGATGGGCGGCGGATCATACGGTTTGATGATCTGGACGAAGTGAAAAAGAAAGCCTTCGAGGTACAGGTAATACTTGTAAAATGTATAGACTTAATCGAACAATAA
- a CDS encoding DoxX family protein has product MKKDKIIYWAATLFIFLFEGVMPALTSQTELAKEGIRHLGYPDYFGNILVVFKVLGSLALVIPQVRGRVKEWVYAGFVFDFLFATISLIVVDGPIPQSFFPMVILAILGVSYIYYHKLNHPLSARA; this is encoded by the coding sequence ATGAAAAAGGACAAAATCATCTACTGGGCAGCAACCCTATTTATTTTCCTGTTCGAAGGTGTAATGCCCGCGCTGACTTCTCAGACCGAACTTGCCAAGGAAGGTATCCGGCACTTGGGCTATCCCGACTATTTCGGCAATATCCTAGTGGTTTTTAAGGTACTGGGCTCATTGGCATTGGTCATTCCACAAGTCCGGGGCAGGGTGAAGGAATGGGTGTACGCGGGCTTTGTCTTCGACTTTCTGTTTGCCACAATCAGCCTCATCGTAGTGGATGGTCCAATCCCTCAATCCTTTTTTCCAATGGTGATCCTGGCCATTCTGGGTGTCTCGTACATCTACTATCATAAATTAAATCACCCTTTATCAGCCCGGGCATGA
- a CDS encoding iron chaperone — MNTVKPENVAEYIAGFPKETQLILEQIRTTISKTCPDAEEKISYGMPTFTHRGKVLVHFAAFKNHIGFYATPTGHEAFREEFSRYKTGKGSARFPLDEPMPLDLIDRIVKFRMK; from the coding sequence ATGAATACCGTAAAACCTGAAAATGTCGCCGAGTACATCGCCGGATTTCCAAAAGAAACGCAGCTGATTCTGGAACAGATTCGGACTACGATCAGTAAAACGTGTCCAGATGCAGAAGAGAAAATCAGCTACGGTATGCCCACATTCACCCATCGGGGGAAAGTCCTGGTCCATTTTGCGGCCTTCAAAAATCACATTGGCTTTTATGCCACGCCGACCGGGCACGAAGCATTTAGGGAAGAGTTTTCCCGCTACAAGACAGGCAAGGGTTCGGCGCGGTTCCCGTTGGACGAGCCGATGCCGCTAGATTTGATCGACAGAATTGTCAAATTCAGAATGAAATAA
- a CDS encoding SRPBCC family protein, with protein MEKKEFKITIDAPREQVWQILWDDATYPKWTTIFGEGSRAETDWKEGSKALFLSATGDGMLSRVVANRPYECMAFEHLGEVKDGQEYLDSELAKQWAGAIETYTLENADGKTVLTVVMDIADEHMDYFLSTWPKALEKVKELSEEN; from the coding sequence ATGGAAAAGAAAGAATTCAAAATAACGATCGATGCTCCGCGCGAGCAAGTCTGGCAGATACTGTGGGACGATGCCACTTATCCGAAATGGACCACGATTTTTGGCGAAGGTTCGCGGGCCGAAACCGACTGGAAGGAGGGGAGCAAGGCACTTTTCCTTTCGGCCACGGGCGATGGTATGCTGAGCCGGGTGGTGGCTAACCGGCCATACGAATGTATGGCTTTTGAGCATCTGGGCGAAGTGAAAGACGGACAGGAATACCTGGACAGCGAGCTAGCAAAGCAGTGGGCGGGGGCCATCGAGACTTATACGCTCGAAAATGCGGATGGAAAAACTGTCCTTACAGTAGTCATGGACATTGCCGATGAGCATATGGATTATTTCTTGAGTACCTGGCCGAAGGCTTTGGAAAAAGTGAAGGAACTGAGCGAAGAAAACTAA
- a CDS encoding dihydrofolate reductase family protein has protein sequence MRKLKLQVQMSVDGYISGPKGELDWTVWNWDSGLEAYVNALTDSSNTILLGRNMTDGFVNYWTDVVNNQPKSREFPFAKKMIDTPKVVFTKTMEESIWANTTLAKGDLTEEVNQIKNQDGGDIIVYGGAGFVSSLIKAGLIDEYHLFINPTAIGNGMMIFGDLEEKQNLTLVKSQAFDCGIVVLCYQPKVS, from the coding sequence ATGAGAAAGCTAAAATTGCAGGTACAGATGTCAGTAGATGGCTATATCAGCGGACCCAAAGGCGAGTTGGATTGGACGGTCTGGAACTGGGACAGCGGCCTTGAGGCCTATGTCAACGCTCTTACTGATTCTTCTAATACCATTCTATTGGGCAGAAACATGACGGATGGCTTCGTTAATTACTGGACTGACGTAGTAAACAACCAGCCCAAAAGCCGTGAATTTCCCTTTGCCAAAAAAATGATAGATACTCCCAAAGTGGTGTTTACAAAAACCATGGAGGAATCAATCTGGGCTAACACAACGCTGGCAAAAGGAGATCTTACCGAGGAGGTCAATCAAATCAAAAATCAGGATGGCGGGGATATTATTGTCTACGGCGGTGCGGGATTTGTTTCGTCCCTGATCAAAGCCGGACTTATCGATGAATACCACCTATTCATCAATCCTACCGCGATTGGCAACGGCATGATGATATTTGGTGATTTGGAGGAAAAGCAAAACCTGACTCTGGTGAAATCCCAGGCCTTTGACTGCGGGATCGTCGTGCTTTGTTATCAGCCGAAAGTAAGTTAG
- a CDS encoding NADH-quinone oxidoreductase subunit J family protein — translation MVVFSRSPIHSVLYLILTFFCLTGHYILLNAQFLAVVNIIVYAGAIMVLFLFVIMFLNMKEDERDLVPNVTKIAASIVCGTIFIILFGAYRKSQAGTYDPGTYNSQTGMVESLGQVLFRDYLLPFELASVLFLIAMVGAVMLGKRELGERHF, via the coding sequence ATGGTAGTTTTCTCCCGCAGTCCCATTCATAGCGTTCTGTATCTGATTCTTACGTTCTTCTGTCTGACGGGCCACTATATTCTGTTAAACGCGCAATTTTTGGCCGTCGTCAACATCATTGTATATGCTGGTGCTATCATGGTACTTTTCCTGTTCGTCATCATGTTTTTGAACATGAAGGAAGATGAAAGGGATCTGGTACCCAATGTGACCAAAATTGCCGCCTCCATTGTCTGCGGTACCATTTTCATCATACTTTTTGGCGCCTATCGCAAATCGCAGGCAGGTACCTATGACCCCGGCACCTACAATTCACAAACTGGTATGGTGGAAAGTCTCGGGCAAGTATTATTCCGGGATTACCTGTTGCCTTTTGAATTAGCCTCAGTACTTTTCCTGATCGCGATGGTAGGGGCGGTGATGCTGGGGAAACGGGAGTTGGGTGAGCGGCATTTTTAA
- a CDS encoding NuoI/complex I 23 kDa subunit family protein — protein sequence MQLTNRSKQVSNKQMTLAERIYLPAIATGMAITIKHFFQKKVTIRYPEVKRYLGPVFRGRHVLKRDAEGRERCTACGLCAVACPAEAIQIVAEERKKGEEHLYREEKYAAIYEVNMLRCIFCGLCEEACPKQAVYLRHDEFVPVFTERDQVIWGKDLLVENMNNRYLRKAWTKEEAQAQDDAKVRGEIKEVEPRAIP from the coding sequence ATGCAACTAACCAATCGTTCCAAGCAGGTAAGTAACAAGCAAATGACGCTGGCCGAACGGATATACCTACCGGCTATTGCGACGGGCATGGCGATTACGATCAAGCACTTTTTTCAAAAGAAAGTCACGATCCGCTATCCCGAAGTGAAGAGGTACTTGGGGCCCGTTTTTAGAGGGCGTCACGTGTTGAAGCGCGACGCGGAAGGCCGTGAGCGGTGTACCGCCTGCGGCCTGTGCGCCGTAGCCTGCCCGGCCGAAGCCATTCAGATCGTAGCCGAAGAGCGCAAGAAGGGTGAGGAGCACCTGTACCGAGAGGAAAAATACGCGGCGATTTATGAAGTGAATATGCTGCGGTGCATCTTTTGCGGCCTATGCGAAGAAGCTTGTCCGAAGCAGGCGGTGTACCTACGTCACGACGAATTTGTACCTGTTTTCACTGAGCGCGATCAGGTAATCTGGGGAAAAGACTTGCTGGTAGAGAATATGAACAATCGTTATCTGCGCAAAGCCTGGACCAAAGAAGAAGCCCAGGCGCAGGACGATGCCAAAGTAAGGGGGGAAATAAAGGAAGTAGAACCCCGGGCAATTCCCTGA
- the nuoH gene encoding NADH-quinone oxidoreductase subunit NuoH, with amino-acid sequence MELTAFIIKAIVILVIFGLTLLIAMYSTYGERKVAGFIQDRLGPDRAGPWGLLQPLADAGKMFFKEDFIPAQANKWLFIAGPCLAMLTALMASAVIPFGSTLRYDGVEVAVQAVEANIGILYIFGVVSLGVYGLMIGGWASNNKFSLLGAIRAASQNISYEVAMGLSIVAILMISSSLSIGDIVAQQHGGNWNIWYQPLGFIIFLTCAFAECNRTPFDLPECETELVGGYHTEYSSMKLGFYLFAEYINMFVSSAVISALYFGGYNYPGMDWVYNQLTGAFGNVAGHNVATLLGTGVFFAKSLFGVFFYMWVRWTLPRFRYDQLMNLGWKGLIPLAILNIVITGLAVMFLQPALTAMLK; translated from the coding sequence ATGGAACTTACCGCATTCATCATCAAGGCCATCGTCATTCTGGTCATTTTTGGCTTGACTTTGCTGATCGCCATGTACTCTACCTATGGCGAACGGAAGGTGGCTGGTTTTATTCAGGATCGCCTTGGCCCCGACCGAGCTGGGCCCTGGGGCTTATTGCAGCCGCTTGCCGATGCCGGAAAAATGTTTTTTAAAGAGGATTTTATTCCTGCTCAGGCCAACAAATGGTTGTTTATTGCCGGGCCCTGCCTGGCGATGCTCACAGCCCTGATGGCTAGTGCCGTTATTCCGTTTGGCAGTACCTTGCGCTACGATGGTGTGGAGGTAGCTGTGCAGGCCGTAGAGGCCAACATCGGGATTCTTTATATTTTTGGAGTCGTATCACTAGGTGTGTATGGCCTGATGATCGGCGGTTGGGCTTCGAACAATAAGTTTTCGTTGCTCGGCGCTATCCGTGCGGCTTCGCAGAACATTAGCTACGAAGTAGCCATGGGACTTTCCATCGTAGCAATTCTAATGATCAGTAGCTCATTGTCCATCGGTGATATTGTGGCTCAGCAGCATGGCGGCAACTGGAACATCTGGTACCAGCCACTGGGTTTTATCATTTTCCTGACTTGTGCCTTTGCCGAGTGCAACCGTACACCTTTTGACCTACCTGAATGCGAAACCGAACTTGTGGGTGGGTACCACACCGAATACAGCAGTATGAAGTTGGGCTTTTATCTCTTTGCCGAGTATATCAATATGTTCGTATCATCGGCGGTGATTTCGGCATTGTACTTCGGAGGGTATAATTATCCGGGTATGGACTGGGTGTATAACCAGCTGACGGGAGCCTTTGGAAACGTGGCGGGTCATAACGTAGCCACGCTGCTGGGTACGGGGGTATTTTTTGCCAAGTCGCTGTTCGGAGTATTCTTCTACATGTGGGTACGCTGGACATTACCCCGCTTCCGCTATGACCAACTGATGAACCTGGGCTGGAAGGGATTGATTCCACTGGCCATCCTGAATATTGTAATCACGGGTCTGGCAGTAATGTTTTTGCAACCCGCCCTGACTGCGATGTTAAAATAA
- a CDS encoding 2Fe-2S iron-sulfur cluster-binding protein has protein sequence MEDIKPQLFKITFDGIEVEVEPGTTIMQAARRIAEADASQGHLVPPAMCYYKPLEGSGGKCRACLVRVAQGSAKDTRPMPKLVPSCITQVQDGMVVENVTNPAVLEERKAIVEFLLLNHPLDCPICDQAGECHLQDFAYEHGSSNQRYEEERRTFEKHDIGPYIQLHMTRCILCYRCVYTADQITEKRVHGVLGRGDAAEISTYIEKAIDNDFSGNVIDVCPVGALTDKTYRFKNRVWFSKPVDAHRDCDKCSGHVTLWYRGEEVIRVTARKNEWGEVQEFICNTCRFEKKKTSDWVIEGPTKVVRSSVVSANKYRADTVKKPDFALRLANSQYKPIDDSRPFITDDETIRQLSIENNKKANERSLAENSNN, from the coding sequence ATGGAAGATATCAAACCGCAGCTATTCAAAATCACCTTCGACGGCATTGAGGTCGAGGTAGAACCCGGCACGACCATCATGCAGGCGGCGCGCCGGATCGCCGAAGCTGACGCCAGTCAGGGCCATCTGGTACCCCCTGCCATGTGCTATTACAAACCCCTCGAAGGTTCTGGCGGTAAGTGCCGTGCGTGCCTGGTGCGGGTTGCCCAGGGGTCAGCGAAAGATACGCGTCCTATGCCTAAGCTTGTTCCTTCGTGCATTACGCAGGTACAAGATGGTATGGTGGTCGAGAATGTGACCAATCCCGCCGTGCTGGAAGAACGCAAAGCCATTGTAGAATTTCTGCTGCTGAACCACCCCCTAGACTGCCCCATCTGTGATCAGGCGGGCGAGTGCCATCTGCAGGATTTTGCATATGAACACGGATCGTCCAACCAACGCTATGAGGAAGAGCGCCGGACCTTCGAAAAGCACGACATTGGCCCCTACATTCAGTTGCACATGACGCGTTGCATCCTGTGCTACCGCTGTGTGTATACTGCCGACCAAATTACTGAAAAACGTGTACACGGTGTATTGGGCCGGGGCGATGCTGCCGAAATCAGCACCTATATTGAAAAAGCCATTGACAACGATTTTTCGGGTAATGTAATCGACGTATGCCCCGTGGGTGCTTTGACCGACAAGACCTACCGCTTCAAAAATCGCGTGTGGTTCTCAAAGCCGGTTGATGCCCATCGCGACTGCGACAAGTGTAGCGGTCATGTTACTCTGTGGTACCGCGGTGAGGAAGTAATCCGGGTCACCGCCCGCAAAAATGAATGGGGCGAAGTGCAGGAGTTCATCTGCAATACCTGCCGTTTCGAGAAGAAAAAGACCAGCGACTGGGTGATAGAAGGCCCGACCAAGGTAGTCCGGAGTTCGGTCGTATCGGCCAACAAATACCGGGCTGATACGGTTAAGAAACCTGACTTTGCGCTTCGGCTAGCCAATTCACAGTATAAGCCCATCGACGATTCGCGGCCTTTCATTACGGATGATGAAACGATTCGTCAACTAAGTATTGAAAATAACAAGAAAGCCAACGAGCGCTCGCTGGCGGAAAATAGCAATAACTAG
- the nuoF gene encoding NADH-quinone oxidoreductase subunit NuoF — MARKILLEHAHIAGIETFDTYRKNGGYEALEKAIKTMTPEAVVEEAKKSGVRGRGGAGFPMGMKWGFLAKPEGVPRYLVCNADESEPGTFKDHYLMKTIPHLLIEGMIISSFALGANKSFIYVRGELMYVIQILEKAIAEAKAKGFLGKNILGSGYDLELVVHPGGGAYICGEETALLESLEGKRGNPRNKPPFPAVKGLYQSPTVVNNVESIANMVWIINNGGEAYASIGIGRSTGTKLISASGHIRKPGVYEIELGLSVDEFMNSDEYCGGIREGHHLKALVAGGSSVPIIPARLVYKTANGEDRLMSYESLSDGGFATGTMLGSGGFIVFDETACIVRNTWNFSRFYHHESCGQCSPCREGTGWMEKVLHRLEHGHGHMRDIDLLVDVAKKIEGNTICPLGDAAAWPVASAIRHFRDEFEWHVTHPAEATKPGAVYMGEAVLI; from the coding sequence ATGGCAAGAAAAATATTACTAGAGCACGCTCACATCGCTGGAATTGAAACCTTCGATACGTACCGTAAAAATGGCGGCTACGAGGCGTTGGAAAAGGCTATTAAAACCATGACACCCGAGGCGGTGGTGGAAGAAGCCAAGAAATCGGGGGTACGGGGACGGGGTGGAGCTGGCTTCCCAATGGGTATGAAGTGGGGGTTCCTGGCCAAGCCCGAAGGGGTACCCCGCTACCTCGTCTGTAATGCGGACGAATCAGAACCGGGTACCTTTAAGGATCACTACTTGATGAAGACAATCCCTCATCTACTGATCGAGGGTATGATCATATCGAGCTTTGCACTAGGGGCCAACAAGTCCTTCATCTACGTACGCGGCGAGTTGATGTACGTGATCCAAATCCTGGAAAAAGCCATCGCCGAAGCCAAAGCTAAGGGCTTTTTGGGGAAAAATATTTTGGGATCAGGATATGATCTGGAACTAGTGGTACATCCTGGTGGCGGTGCTTATATCTGTGGCGAAGAGACTGCCTTGCTTGAATCGCTGGAAGGGAAGCGTGGCAATCCGCGTAATAAACCACCTTTCCCAGCGGTAAAAGGGCTATATCAGTCACCTACCGTTGTAAACAACGTCGAATCCATTGCCAACATGGTGTGGATCATTAACAATGGGGGCGAGGCTTATGCTTCCATTGGAATCGGACGCAGTACGGGTACCAAGCTCATTTCTGCCTCGGGCCACATCCGAAAACCCGGCGTGTACGAAATTGAACTGGGGCTGTCGGTGGACGAATTCATGAATTCCGACGAGTATTGTGGCGGTATCCGCGAGGGACACCATCTGAAGGCATTGGTCGCGGGCGGTTCGTCCGTCCCCATCATTCCGGCAAGACTGGTGTATAAGACAGCCAACGGCGAGGATCGGTTGATGAGTTACGAATCGCTTTCTGACGGCGGATTTGCCACAGGTACCATGCTGGGTTCGGGAGGCTTTATCGTTTTTGATGAAACGGCGTGCATTGTGCGCAATACCTGGAACTTCTCGCGTTTTTACCACCACGAATCCTGCGGACAGTGCAGCCCCTGCCGGGAAGGTACCGGCTGGATGGAAAAGGTACTGCACCGTCTCGAACACGGTCATGGCCACATGCGTGATATCGACCTGTTGGTGGATGTCGCCAAGAAAATAGAAGGAAATACGATTTGTCCGCTTGGTGATGCCGCTGCCTGGCCCGTTGCGAGCGCTATCCGTCATTTCCGTGACGAATTCGAGTGGCACGTCACCCATCCCGCGGAGGCTACCAAACCGGGAGCGGTTTATATGGGCGAAGCCGTGCTTATTTAG
- the nuoE gene encoding NADH-quinone oxidoreductase subunit NuoE gives MTEVANPIEFTPERLAKVKDMIARYPEGKQKSALLPVLHVAQDQWGWLSSEVMDHVAEMLSIQPIEVYEVATFYTMFHLQPVGKHVIEYCRTGPCCLMGAESVYDHLQQKLGIKTGETTPDGLFSLKEVECLAACGWGPVFQIREKYYMNLTNEKVDSIIEELSQ, from the coding sequence ATGACCGAAGTAGCGAATCCCATAGAATTTACGCCGGAACGTCTGGCCAAGGTGAAGGACATGATTGCCCGCTATCCCGAGGGTAAGCAGAAATCAGCTTTACTACCCGTATTGCACGTGGCTCAGGACCAATGGGGATGGTTGAGCAGCGAGGTAATGGATCACGTAGCTGAGATGCTGAGCATCCAACCCATTGAGGTATACGAGGTAGCCACTTTTTACACGATGTTCCACCTGCAACCCGTCGGGAAGCATGTGATTGAATATTGCCGTACGGGCCCCTGCTGTCTGATGGGCGCAGAAAGTGTATATGACCACTTGCAGCAAAAGCTGGGCATTAAAACGGGCGAAACCACACCTGATGGCTTATTTAGTTTGAAAGAAGTAGAGTGCCTGGCCGCTTGCGGCTGGGGGCCTGTCTTTCAGATTAGGGAAAAATACTATATGAATCTAACCAATGAAAAGGTAGATTCAATCATTGAAGAACTGAGCCAATAG
- the nuoD gene encoding NADH dehydrogenase (quinone) subunit D — protein MPDLELIPSASTLAKRDQPELVGELTTLNLGPTHPATHGIFQNILQMDGEKIVSTEQTIGYIHRAFEKISERRPYYQITTLTDRMNYCSSPINNLGWHMTMEKFLHVEVPKRAQYIRVIMMELARISDHLICNGILGVDTGAFTGFLYLFEKREEIYEIYEEVCGARLTTNMGRVGGMERDLSSEAIRKLREFIKSFPPVMREFEQLFNRNRIFMDRVIDVGGISAERALNYGFTGPNLRAAGVDYDVRVMNPYSSYEDFDFIIPVGQSGDTYDRFMVRNAEIWESLKIIEQALENLPEGPYYADAPEYYLPPKDNVYTSMEALIYHFKIVMGEIDAPIGEVYHAVEGGNGELGFYMISDGGRTPYRLHFRRPCFIFYQAFPEMIKGATLSDAIVIMSSMNVIAGELDS, from the coding sequence ATGCCAGACCTAGAACTCATACCCAGTGCCAGTACCTTAGCGAAGCGCGATCAGCCCGAACTCGTTGGTGAGCTCACTACGCTTAACCTCGGGCCCACGCACCCCGCCACGCACGGCATTTTTCAGAACATCCTGCAGATGGATGGTGAGAAGATTGTGTCGACTGAGCAGACGATCGGCTACATTCACCGTGCCTTTGAGAAAATTTCGGAACGCCGGCCTTACTACCAGATCACGACGCTCACCGACCGGATGAATTACTGCTCGTCGCCGATCAACAATCTGGGTTGGCACATGACGATGGAGAAATTCCTCCACGTGGAGGTACCCAAGCGGGCGCAGTACATCCGGGTAATCATGATGGAGCTTGCGCGGATTTCCGATCACCTGATTTGTAATGGTATTTTAGGAGTAGATACCGGAGCCTTTACCGGATTTCTTTACCTATTTGAAAAGCGCGAGGAAATATACGAGATATATGAGGAAGTCTGTGGCGCGCGCCTTACCACCAATATGGGCCGGGTAGGCGGTATGGAGCGGGATCTTTCCAGTGAGGCTATTCGCAAGTTGCGGGAATTCATTAAGTCGTTTCCACCTGTAATGCGGGAGTTTGAACAGTTGTTCAACCGGAATCGCATTTTCATGGACCGGGTAATCGACGTAGGTGGAATTTCGGCGGAACGAGCGCTTAATTATGGCTTTACCGGACCCAACCTACGTGCCGCTGGTGTTGATTACGATGTGCGGGTGATGAATCCCTATTCGTCCTATGAAGACTTTGACTTCATTATTCCCGTAGGACAGAGCGGCGATACCTACGACCGTTTTATGGTACGCAACGCCGAGATTTGGGAGAGCCTGAAAATAATCGAACAAGCCCTCGAGAATTTGCCTGAGGGCCCCTATTACGCCGATGCGCCTGAGTACTACCTACCTCCCAAGGACAATGTGTACACCAGCATGGAGGCGCTTATCTATCACTTCAAAATCGTGATGGGGGAAATCGACGCACCCATTGGTGAGGTATATCACGCGGTGGAGGGTGGCAATGGCGAGCTAGGCTTTTATATGATCAGTGACGGCGGGCGCACCCCCTACCGTCTGCACTTCCGGCGGCCCTGTTTTATTTTCTATCAGGCATTTCCGGAAATGATCAAAGGAGCTACTCTGTCGGATGCTATCGTTATTATGAGTAGCATGAACGTAATCGCGGGCGAATTGGATAGTTAA